The nucleotide window CGGCCCAGCGCCTGGCTAAAAATATCCTGCCAGGTCTCCGTGAATATCTCGGCCATCACCTCGGGCGTGATCGCGTCGACGGAGTTGACGAAAGACTGGTGGCGCAGGTAGAAGATGCGCGTCCAACCGGCCAGGTAGTCGGCCATTTCCGTGCTCTCCGCCAGGGGCAAGGCGCCGGGAAGCAGGGGATGTCCCTGCACCTCACGGGGAATGGTGGGATGGGTGTACGGTTGCGATTTCACGGGATCACCTCATGCACAAGCGATCGGCTCACCCTAGCTGTTCCCCGGAATCGCGTCGCTATACCTCCACCGGAGAGGGCTCGGCAACTGAACCCTCTCTTCGCCGAGGGTTCATCCCAACCACTCCACGCGGTTGCGTCCGCATTTCTTCGCCTCATAGAGGGCCTTATCGGCCCGGTCGATCAGCGTCTGGGAGGTCTCGTTGATTCGGCTGCATTGGGAGATGCCGAAGCTCGAGGTGACGCTGAGCGTCTTGCCGTCAGCGACGAAAAAGGGCTCATTGGCCACCGTCTCACGCATTTTTTCAGCCAGGGCAAAGGCGCCCTTCAGATCCGTCTCAGCGGCGATGATGGCGAACTCCTCGCCTCCGAAGCGGCAAACCGTGTCGGTGGCCCGCACGTTCAACTTGAGGCGCCCGGCCATGGTGATCAGGACCTTGTCGCCGACGAGGTGGCCGTAGTTGTCGTTGATCCGCTTAAAATGGTCGATGTCCAGCATGATCAAGGTCAGGATGCTGCCATAGCGGTCCACCCGGGCCAACTCTTCGGCCATCTTTTGGTCAAAGTAGCGCCGGTTGTACAAGCCGGTGAGCGGATCGCGCAATGATCCGGCCCGGAGGATCCCTTCACGCCGCTTCAAGCTGTCGATGGACGTCTTGTGGCGCAGGGCCACCTCCACCCGCAAGACCAGTTCCTCATGATCGATCGGTTTTTGAATGTAGTCGGATCCCCCCGCCTTCAGGCACTCCAGCCGGTCATGTTTGGCATCGCTGGAGGAGGCGAAGATGACGGGGATGTCGTAGTCTTCCACGGCTTCCTTGAGCCGGCGGACCATGTCCAGTCCGGACATCCGCGGCAACACGATATCGGAAATGATCACATCGGGCTGAAAGGTCTTCACCATGGTCAGGGCGTCAATTCCATCGCGGGCGATCCCCACCTGGTACCCGCGGCGGGACAGCAGATCGAGCAGTATGCGACCTTCCAGGGACGAATCGTTGACGATCATAACTCTTGACACGCGGCTCACCTCTCGAGGGTATGTCACAATGAAAACATTCTCGTTGTCTGTTGAAATCCCTGCTATTTTTCCTGTCTAGTTCCAAAACCCCATCCGCCTAAAACCACGTCACGAACAGCGCAACGAAATGAAAGGGGTCTGCATACATCGCAGACCCCTCTTCGCCGGCCAGGCAGGCCGACCTTATGGTGAGGACCAGCCAACCGATCCGCCGTCCTCCTTAGCCCCTCTCACCTGTATCGGAGAGTGACTATGCAGCTTCTTGGCTGCTCCTCTTGGCTATATAATACACCCGGGAAAACCCGATGTCAACACCCTTTGCACGAACTTTCCCAAATGTTTATCGCCATCTCAAAGACAAGGGGGTGGTGGTACTCTTCCAGCCTGCCCGCCCGGGCAAAGTCGATCAGTGTGGACGACCAGGGAAAGCAGGCGATGACACCGTCCCCTTCCGCCCAAGGGGCGTCGCCGTCTGAAAGGGCGATCAGGGTTTCACAGTGGGGGCATTCGATCTCCCCCCCGTTTTCCACCACCCCGACGATGGTCGCCCCTTTTTCCTGTAACCAGGCCGCCGTCCGCCGGACCACATGCCGGTCCAGGTCGCGGAGCGATGTGACCAGCACCGCGCCGGTGAATCGGTTTCTCAACGGCGCCGGTCGGTTCGTCGCGCCGGCACTGGCGGTAGCGGTAACGGGGCGCTGGCGATAGGGATGGCCGGAGGATGCTGCAAAGGCGTCCATCACCGCCTCTTGGGCCTCGCCTATACCGGACGGTGTGTCGATGAGCAGCACGTCCCGCTCCCCTAACGCCGGGCAGTGGATCCATTCATCGATGATCGCGCGCCGGCGCTCCGGTGAAGCGGCAAGCAAAGACATCCCCTCATCTGGAAGCAGTCCCGCCGACAATACGGCGATGCCCCGCCGCGTCACAGCGGGGATCCAACGTCCTTCCTCCAAGCGCAACGGTTCTTTCAGTCCGAAGAGCGCCGGAATCGCCGGGCCGACCAAATCGGCGTCGACCACCCCGACCGACAGCCCGGCCTTGGCCAACCCGGCGGCCAGGAGCGCCGTCACCGTCGATTTGCCTGTCCCGCCCTTCCCGCTCATCACAGCGATGACAACCTCACAAGCCATGGCGATCTTTCCTCTCTTCATTCCCTATCCGGTTCATCGGCGATTTTCCTCCCTATATCATGCCATCCAGCAGCCTGGATCGCGCGCAAAGGGATCGCCTTTTGTGGCATAGGCCAGGCAGCGCAACCCGCCATCACAGGCGCGCCGGAACAGACATCCTCCACAGTCCGGCGCCCCCTGGGTCGGAGCGCGCAGCTTTTCGAGCAAGGGAGCGCGCAGGTATATCTCCGTCAACGCCGCCTGCCGGAGGTTCCCGGCCATCAGCGGCAGGCGGCGGCAGGGCGTCACACCGCCGTCTGGCAGGAGGCAGAGCAGGCTCTTCCCGGCCGTGCAGCGATAGGGTTTCCCGCCGCCGCTCAAAAACTGCAAGGCCCGATCCATGGCGACAACCGTCCGATTCCGTTGAAACCAGGAACGCTCCGCCTTCCGGCGCGCGCCGGCCATGATCTCAAAAAAAGCGCGCGTCTCTTCCGGCGTCAACGACGCCTCCGCCAAGCCCTCGCCACGACCGAAGGGGATCAGGCGGTCGGCCCAAACCTTGTCCACCTTCAGCCGGCGGCCCAGTTCGGCCACTTCCGGAAAATCGCGGTAGTTTCCCCGATGGGCCGTAAAGGAGATAAAGGCGCGCACACCATGGCGGACGAGCGATTCCAGCGCCGCCACCGCCTGGTCATAGGTCCCGGCGCCCCGAATGGTTTCATGCCGCTCCCGGCTGCCCTCCAGGCTCACCTGCACAAAAAGCGGTTCAAGGCGACGCAAGGCTCGCGCCATAGCGTTGTCGACGCAGCTGCCGTTCGTCAGGATGGCAAAACGAAAGTGCGCCTTTTCGGCAGCCAGCAGGGCGAGGAGATCCATAAAGGCGGGATGAATGAAGGGTTCCCCGCCGGTCACCGTGATTTGACCGCCCACAGGCCGCCCCTGCCGGCGGGACAGTTCCGTCAAGAGCGCTTTGAACTGGGCGATCACGCCGGGCCATTCATGAGGGGACAACTCGTCCTCACCGGCAGGCGCGCTGTCCGCCTGGTAGCAGTGGGCGCAGCGCCAATTGCACCGCTCCGTGATGTGCCACTGCAGCAGCATGAATCCCGTCACCCGCCGCCACAACCGCCGCAGCCCCCACCGCCACCGCAGCCGCCGCCTCCTCCTCCGCAACCGCCGCCGCTGCCGGAATCGCTGCTTCCTCCGCCACAGCCGCCTGCCGAGCCGTTGACAGGGGAGCCATTTCTTCCGCTGTAGGGAGCGAACATCTCAAAATAGGGGTCATATCCCATTCCGGCCGTCACGAAACCGGCGCCGAAGAGGGCCACATACAATGCCGGGTTTACATCAACAGGGTTGCTTCCCTGGCTGAATTCGCGGCGCACCCATTGAAAACGCGCGTTGGCATCCTTCAAGTAGGCCACACCCAGGCCGCTCAACCGGCGCGAGGGCCGCAAGAGAATGATCGCTGCCACCGGCAAGACAATCATCTCGATCGCCAGCAGCGCGACCGGTTTATCCATGTGAAGGCCGAGCACCATTTTGACCACCCCGATGATGACGATCGCCGCCACGGTCATTAGGGTGATTTTGGCGGCGCGGCCCCGTTCCTCGGCAGTGCGCAGCAACCCCGCCTGCTCCAAGGTGGAACGGACGGGCGCCAGCCATTTTTCCATCTGCGATCGAAAGGAAGCGTTCCGATAAACCTCCCGCGGCGTTCCATAGCGGGCAAAGCCGTCCAGCACCTCCCGCTCGATCGGGGTTGCCCCGGCATCTGGCATCGTTTCAACGAGCCGCTGCCGCCGGTCTTCCGGCACAAAGGTGATCCGGCCCCGGTTGTGCAGGTCAAAGACTGTCGCCTCCACAACCGCTTTCCAACCGCCGCGCAGGTAGGCCATGGCAACAGGGTCCAATTCCGCTCCTTGGGGCAGTGGACGCCGGGCGGCCCCGTCTGCCCGGATCGACAGCACGGCGACGACAATCATCAAGCCCGCCAGGAAGGGGTAGAGGATAAGAAAAACCGGACCCGGGATCAAAGCCAACCAATCCATGGGAGTCCTCCTTTTTATCGTCCATCGCCCATTCCGGTGTACTTTGCCACTGTCAGTTCTATCCCATTTCCCTTCCATTGTATCAGACAGAACAATCCCATTGACAGGGGGAAAAGGGAAAAGCGACTCCTGCCTGGCTGGACCGAGTCAAGTGTGACCGGAACCACCAGGCGGAAAAGCAGAAAGGCCCCCTGTCCACAGGCTGGACAGAGAGCCGCTACTCTGTATTCATCGGGACGCCGCCTTTCAACCGATCGCCATCCTCTTTTCCATGTACATGCCAAACCGGGACAGGCTAAAGTTGACGATGAAGTAGATGCAGGCGACAACGAAGAAGACTTGAACCGGGTTGTTGTATTCGACGAAGATCAGTTTGCCATGCTCTGTCAACTCCGTGAGCCCGATGATCGACGCATAAGAGGTATCCTTCGTCAAGGTGATGAACTGGCTGATCAAGGGCGGGATCATCTTGCGCAGCGCTTGCGGCAGGATGATGTAGACCATCGTCTCCAGGTAGGTGAACCCCTGGGCGCGGGCCGCCTCCCACTGGCCTTTGGGCACCGATTGGATGCCGCCGCGGATGATCTCGGCGACCAGGGCTGATGTAAAGATGGTGAAGGCCACGACAGCCGCCCAAAACTTAGGCAAACTGAGGCCGATTTTTGGCAAGGCAAAATAGGTGAAAAAGATCAGCAGGATCAGCGGCAGGTTGCGCAGCGACTCCACATACAAGAAGGCCGGATAGCGCAAAAACCGATACTGGGAGATGCGCAGGGCGCAGATGACGATCCCGAAAAAGAGGCTGAGAGCGATGCTGATCAGGGCCAATTCGATGGTCCATTGCAAGCCTAGCAGCAAAAACTTCACGTTTTTCGGTTCAAAGAGTACGGTCCATTTCGACCCGTCCAAGGCTCCTCCTCCTCTCTACGAACTCCGGCGCAGCCGCTGTTCGAGCAGATTGGCGACCGTACTGAGCGGCACGGTGATGACCAGGTAGAGCAGCGCCGCGAAGATGAAGACCTCGAAGATGATAAAGGTCTCGCTGGCGATGCGATAGGTCTCGTACATCAGGTCGGCCACGACGATCGTGCTCAAGATGGCCGAGTTCTTGACCATGTTGACGACCTGGTTCGCCAGCGGCGGAAGCACGATCTTCACCGCCTGGGGCAGGACGACATAGCCCATCGCTTGCAGGTAGCTCATCCCCGATGAGCGGGCCGCTTCCATCTGCCCTTTCGGCACCGCCTGGATGCCGGCACGGAAGACCTCGCCGATATAGGCGCCCGTATACAGGGCCAGTCCGATGGTGCCGCAGGTGAAGCCCGACAGCTTGACACCCAGCGCCGGCGTGCCGAAATAGATGAAAAAGACCTGAATGATCAGCGGCGTGTTCTGAAAGAACTCCACATAGGTCACACCGATGGCGTTGAACACTTTGGTCGATGAAACCCGCAGAATGGCGATGACGACGCCGATGGCCATGGAAAGCAGCAAGGAATAGAGGGTAACTTCCATGGTCACCTTCAGACCGGAAAGAAACTGCGGCCCGTAGGATAACACGTCATTCCACTGGTCCATGCCGGCTTACCCTCCTTTCATAACAAAGGGGAGTGAAGCGCGCTCCACTCCCCGCAAGCTCTGATTCCTTACTTGGGCGGATCCTGTTTGAACCATTTCTTATAGAGCTCGTCATACTTGCCGTTGGCTTTCATCTCTTTCATGAAGTCGTTCACATATTTGACCCACTCGGGATGGCCTTTCTGGAAGCCAAAGCCGTAGGGTTCTTCCGTGAAGAGACCGCCAACCAGCACATAGTCGGGCTCATCGGTGGCAAAGCCCATCAGGATCGAGTTGTCCGTCGTCATGGCTTCGGCCCGTCCCAGCTTCAAGGCCTGGAAGGCTTCCGTGTATGTGGCATACTCGTCAACCTTGGCGTCAGGCGCTTTTTCCCGTATGTTCTTGGCGCTTGTGGAACCGCGAACAGTCGAGACAGACTTGCCTTTCAGGTCGGTCACACTCTTGATGGGGCTGTCCTTTTTCACCAGCAGGGACTGACCGGCCATGAAGTAGACATCAGAGAAATCGACCTGCTTCTTCCGTTCCTCTGTGATCGTCGTCGTGCCGGCGACGATGTCGATCTGGCCGTTTTGCAGCATGGGGATGCGGGTGGCCGACTCCACCTTCTCCAGCTTGACCTTGCTCTCGTCGCCGAAGAGTTTTTTGGCCAGCTCTTTCATGATGTCGACTTCAAAGCCTTCGGGCTTGTCCGCGCCGGCCTTCAACTGGCCGAAAAGGGGCACGTCGTTTTTGACACCGGCGATCAGATAGCCGCGGTTTTTGATGGTTTGAATGTAGTCGCCAGAAGCTTGGGTCTGGGTCTCGGCCGGTTTCTTTTCGCCGCCGGCCGGCGCACCGCCGCCGCAGCCGACGGCCAACGCGCCCAAGAGTGCCGCCGTGCAGCAAAGGGCGATTCCTTTGGTCCACTTTTTGAACATGAACATCCTCCTTTAATTTCATTTTTATGCTTCCGGCAGGCCCTGTGGGCGCGCCGAAATCAGCGCGTCGACGTGAGGATCTTGCTCAGGAACAGCTTGGTCCGGTCTTCACGGGGGTTGATGAAGAAATGCTCCGGCGTGCCCTCTTCCACGATGGAGCCGTTGTCCATGAAGATGACCCGATCAGCCACCTCACGGGCAAAGCCCATCTCATGGGTGACGACAACCATGGTCATCCCCTCTTTGGCCAGGGTCTTCATCACATCGAGGACCTCGTTGATCATCTCCGGGTCGAGGGCAGACGTGGGCTCGTCGAAGAGCATGATCTTCGGTTTCATGGCCAGACCTCGGGCGATGGCCACCCGTTGCTGCTGACCGCCTGACAGTTGGGTGGGATAGGCCTGGGCTTTTTCCGGGATGCCCACCTTGTTCAGGTAGAACATGGCCGTCTGGTCGGCGTCCTCTTTGGCGACCTTGCGCACCTTGATCGGCGCCAGGGTGATGTTTTCCAGAACCGTCTTATGGGGGTAGAGGTTGAAGTGCTGGAAGACCATGCCGATCTCCTGGCGGAGGAGGTTGATGTTCGTCTTGGGGTCGTCGGTGCGAAAGCCGTCGACGGTCAGGCGACCCTCGGTGATCGTCTCCAACTTGTTGATGCAGCGAAGCAGTGTGCTTTTGCCGGAGCCGCTGGGACCGATAACGACGACAACTTCCCCTTCACGGATATGTAAATCGATATCGCGAAGCACATGCAGCTTCCCAAACCACTTGTTCACTTTTTCAAATCGGATCAGTCCGATCGCCTCCCCGTCGTGAAAAAAGTCCGCATAATGCTCTAATTATAACATTATCTTTTAGATTTTGCCGAACAAAACTTGTTGAATAAAAACGTCAGTTTTTTCCTTCAAATGAATCAGGTAGGGGCTGACCAGTTTGCGCCCGTCCGCCGTCTCTGTCACCAACACCGTCGGCTGGAGGGGCGAATCCTCGTAAAACTGCACCACATAGCCTTCCTCGCCGGTGGAGAGTCGCACCCGCGTATTCAGCATCAGATCGCGCAACCGATCGATAAAGACAAAGACGATGTGCTTGTCGAGATGGTCCCGGGCGCTGGAACTGATGATGCTGACGGCGTTGATGTGATCGAGCCGTCCCCGGTAGGACCTGTTCGTCGTCAAGGCCGAGTAGACATCGGCAACAGCGACGATGCGGGCAAAGAGGTGGATCTGGGCGTAGCGAAGACCATTGGGATAGCCCTTGCCGTTGCACCACTCCTGGTGCTGGAGGATGCAGGCCATCTGCTCTTCGGGCAGGCGGACGCCGCTCTCCTGAAAGACCTTCATCCCCGCCTCCGGGTGGGTCCGGATCAAGGCGAATTCCTCGTCGGTCAGCTTGCCCCGTTTGTTCAGGATCTCGTCGGGGATATAGATTTTGCCGATATCGTGGAGGATGGCGCCGACGGCCAGGCTCTCCAACTCCGCCTTCGAGAGGCCCAGGCTCATCCCGATCATCGTGCTGAGGAGACAGACGTCGACGGAATGATGGAGGGTGTAATCGTCCGTATCCCACAACCGCGACAGGCGCAGGCCGATCTTCTCATCGCGAGCGATGGAGGAGACGATCTCCGCGGTGGTGTCGCGGATGGCCCCTTCGTTGAAACCATGGCCCTCACGCATATCGAGAAAGACATCGCGCACCGTTTCGATGGAATGTTGGAAGAGGACCTGTTCCTGTCCCACTTTTTTCAGGGACTCATACTGCATCTCCAGGCCGGCGCCGGTGACAGCCTTCGGCTTTTGACCGGTGAGGATACCGATCTCTTCCCATTTGAGGATCTGCCGGTAGATGGCGTCTGTGAGCAAGGTTCCTTTCGGGATCAATAACCGGCCATCGACAGTAAACACATCGGCGGCCAGCATATCACCGACTGCATATTGTTCAGAGACTTTTCCCGTTTGCGCTGAAAACACCCGCGCCCGCCCCCATTTCGCCATATTTCGGCCAGACGAAGCGCCCAGCGGTTCCCGTCCCGCCCAAAGCAGCAGGTGGGACGGCTCGCCGCCAACACAGTCCTTTTGGTAGTATATGTCTGGCATTCCATTCAAGGATTTCAATTTCAAAGCCCATTTTCTTCCGATGAAGTTCGACGACGGCACTTGGTTTTCCTCCGAAGCAAAAAACAAATCCTTTACATAAACGCTAGAAATCACAAGCGAAATGCCCCTTCTGCCCGTTAACGAACGCTTTCGCCAAAATCGGGGGTTTTACAAAAGTGGCGCAAGCAGTGTATGATCCCTATGTGAGAAAGGTCCAATACAAATCCAGGAAATAGTCGTAATTTTCACAACTCGCTGAGTTCCCAGGCAGGGAAGCGGGGGAACCAACCATGGCGGTGAAATCGCCATTGCCGGGGTGAGTCCCGGGCCTGTGTGGTCCGGGTAGGGCAACTCCGCAGCCCGAACCCGTCAGCTAACCTCGTAGGCGTCGCTGGAGAAAGGAAGAATCCGCACGTGAACATCGCTTTTTTTCTGATCCCGAAAAAAGACGTGATCCATCTCCCTATTCACGCCACCATGCGGCAAGCGGTCGAAAAGATGGAATACCACCGCTACACCGCCGTCCCCCTCATCGA belongs to Heliomicrobium gestii and includes:
- a CDS encoding HD-GYP domain-containing protein, coding for MKSLNGMPDIYYQKDCVGGEPSHLLLWAGREPLGASSGRNMAKWGRARVFSAQTGKVSEQYAVGDMLAADVFTVDGRLLIPKGTLLTDAIYRQILKWEEIGILTGQKPKAVTGAGLEMQYESLKKVGQEQVLFQHSIETVRDVFLDMREGHGFNEGAIRDTTAEIVSSIARDEKIGLRLSRLWDTDDYTLHHSVDVCLLSTMIGMSLGLSKAELESLAVGAILHDIGKIYIPDEILNKRGKLTDEEFALIRTHPEAGMKVFQESGVRLPEEQMACILQHQEWCNGKGYPNGLRYAQIHLFARIVAVADVYSALTTNRSYRGRLDHINAVSIISSSARDHLDKHIVFVFIDRLRDLMLNTRVRLSTGEEGYVVQFYEDSPLQPTVLVTETADGRKLVSPYLIHLKEKTDVFIQQVLFGKI
- a CDS encoding amino acid ABC transporter permease; this encodes MDGSKWTVLFEPKNVKFLLLGLQWTIELALISIALSLFFGIVICALRISQYRFLRYPAFLYVESLRNLPLILLIFFTYFALPKIGLSLPKFWAAVVAFTIFTSALVAEIIRGGIQSVPKGQWEAARAQGFTYLETMVYIILPQALRKMIPPLISQFITLTKDTSYASIIGLTELTEHGKLIFVEYNNPVQVFFVVACIYFIVNFSLSRFGMYMEKRMAIG
- a CDS encoding radical SAM protein, translating into MLLQWHITERCNWRCAHCYQADSAPAGEDELSPHEWPGVIAQFKALLTELSRRQGRPVGGQITVTGGEPFIHPAFMDLLALLAAEKAHFRFAILTNGSCVDNAMARALRRLEPLFVQVSLEGSRERHETIRGAGTYDQAVAALESLVRHGVRAFISFTAHRGNYRDFPEVAELGRRLKVDKVWADRLIPFGRGEGLAEASLTPEETRAFFEIMAGARRKAERSWFQRNRTVVAMDRALQFLSGGGKPYRCTAGKSLLCLLPDGGVTPCRRLPLMAGNLRQAALTEIYLRAPLLEKLRAPTQGAPDCGGCLFRRACDGGLRCLAYATKGDPFARDPGCWMA
- a CDS encoding TIGR04222 domain-containing membrane protein; this encodes MDWLALIPGPVFLILYPFLAGLMIVVAVLSIRADGAARRPLPQGAELDPVAMAYLRGGWKAVVEATVFDLHNRGRITFVPEDRRQRLVETMPDAGATPIEREVLDGFARYGTPREVYRNASFRSQMEKWLAPVRSTLEQAGLLRTAEERGRAAKITLMTVAAIVIIGVVKMVLGLHMDKPVALLAIEMIVLPVAAIILLRPSRRLSGLGVAYLKDANARFQWVRREFSQGSNPVDVNPALYVALFGAGFVTAGMGYDPYFEMFAPYSGRNGSPVNGSAGGCGGGSSDSGSGGGCGGGGGGCGGGGGCGGCGGG
- a CDS encoding ABC transporter substrate-binding protein, whose amino-acid sequence is MFKKWTKGIALCCTAALLGALAVGCGGGAPAGGEKKPAETQTQASGDYIQTIKNRGYLIAGVKNDVPLFGQLKAGADKPEGFEVDIMKELAKKLFGDESKVKLEKVESATRIPMLQNGQIDIVAGTTTITEERKKQVDFSDVYFMAGQSLLVKKDSPIKSVTDLKGKSVSTVRGSTSAKNIREKAPDAKVDEYATYTEAFQALKLGRAEAMTTDNSILMGFATDEPDYVLVGGLFTEEPYGFGFQKGHPEWVKYVNDFMKEMKANGKYDELYKKWFKQDPPK
- a CDS encoding GGDEF domain-containing response regulator, coding for MSRVMIVNDSSLEGRILLDLLSRRGYQVGIARDGIDALTMVKTFQPDVIISDIVLPRMSGLDMVRRLKEAVEDYDIPVIFASSSDAKHDRLECLKAGGSDYIQKPIDHEELVLRVEVALRHKTSIDSLKRREGILRAGSLRDPLTGLYNRRYFDQKMAEELARVDRYGSILTLIMLDIDHFKRINDNYGHLVGDKVLITMAGRLKLNVRATDTVCRFGGEEFAIIAAETDLKGAFALAEKMRETVANEPFFVADGKTLSVTSSFGISQCSRINETSQTLIDRADKALYEAKKCGRNRVEWLG
- a CDS encoding amino acid ABC transporter permease — translated: MDQWNDVLSYGPQFLSGLKVTMEVTLYSLLLSMAIGVVIAILRVSSTKVFNAIGVTYVEFFQNTPLIIQVFFIYFGTPALGVKLSGFTCGTIGLALYTGAYIGEVFRAGIQAVPKGQMEAARSSGMSYLQAMGYVVLPQAVKIVLPPLANQVVNMVKNSAILSTIVVADLMYETYRIASETFIIFEVFIFAALLYLVITVPLSTVANLLEQRLRRSS
- a CDS encoding amino acid ABC transporter ATP-binding protein — its product is MIRFEKVNKWFGKLHVLRDIDLHIREGEVVVVIGPSGSGKSTLLRCINKLETITEGRLTVDGFRTDDPKTNINLLRQEIGMVFQHFNLYPHKTVLENITLAPIKVRKVAKEDADQTAMFYLNKVGIPEKAQAYPTQLSGGQQQRVAIARGLAMKPKIMLFDEPTSALDPEMINEVLDVMKTLAKEGMTMVVVTHEMGFAREVADRVIFMDNGSIVEEGTPEHFFINPREDRTKLFLSKILTSTR
- a CDS encoding P-loop NTPase produces the protein MACEVVIAVMSGKGGTGKSTVTALLAAGLAKAGLSVGVVDADLVGPAIPALFGLKEPLRLEEGRWIPAVTRRGIAVLSAGLLPDEGMSLLAASPERRRAIIDEWIHCPALGERDVLLIDTPSGIGEAQEAVMDAFAASSGHPYRQRPVTATASAGATNRPAPLRNRFTGAVLVTSLRDLDRHVVRRTAAWLQEKGATIVGVVENGGEIECPHCETLIALSDGDAPWAEGDGVIACFPWSSTLIDFARAGRLEEYHHPLVFEMAINIWESSCKGC